The following proteins come from a genomic window of Galactobacillus timonensis:
- a CDS encoding glycerate kinase type-2 family protein: MIIQEEAMQIIETALHDAKPDEAVKRALADLPEVSGKIVLVSFGKAAWSMSAAAEHVLGDKISEGICITKYGHVQGKIPHVTCYEAGHPVPDENSFSATRKAEALVHNLSSDDLVLLLVSGGGSALFEDPLIAPQELQDITKQLLACGADITEINIIRKRLSDVKGGKFAEKCRPARVFSIVLSDIIGDPLDSIASGPAYPDSHTCQEALAIADKYALKLSDRARSLLSVETPKQLDHVETRITGSVRQLCRSAENECLRLGYQPVFLTSSLNCEAKEAGSFLASIARDHQNIETSMAWILGGETIVYLHGSGLGGRNQELVLSAAAGIGDCHDTCIFSIGSDGTDGPTDAAGGIVDEHTCDNLKSQGISISSVLADNDSYHALKRAGALVVTGPTGTNVNDLTVLLIKRKAK; the protein is encoded by the coding sequence ATGATCATTCAGGAAGAGGCGATGCAGATCATTGAGACTGCACTGCATGATGCTAAGCCCGACGAAGCGGTGAAACGCGCCCTGGCAGATCTGCCGGAAGTTTCCGGAAAGATTGTGCTCGTTTCCTTCGGTAAAGCCGCCTGGTCCATGTCAGCGGCCGCAGAACATGTACTTGGCGATAAGATCAGCGAAGGCATCTGCATCACAAAATACGGACACGTTCAGGGGAAAATACCCCATGTCACATGTTATGAAGCAGGACATCCCGTACCGGATGAAAACAGCTTTTCCGCAACCCGGAAAGCAGAGGCACTTGTCCATAATCTGAGTTCCGATGACCTGGTACTATTACTTGTTTCCGGCGGCGGCAGCGCCCTCTTTGAAGATCCGCTGATTGCGCCACAGGAGCTGCAGGACATAACGAAGCAGCTGCTTGCCTGCGGCGCCGATATCACAGAGATCAACATCATCCGCAAACGTCTGTCCGATGTGAAGGGTGGAAAGTTCGCTGAAAAGTGCAGACCCGCCAGAGTATTTTCAATTGTGCTGTCTGATATCATTGGCGACCCGCTGGACTCCATTGCTTCAGGACCTGCCTATCCCGATTCCCACACCTGCCAGGAAGCACTGGCGATAGCGGACAAGTATGCATTGAAGCTGTCGGACCGCGCACGCAGCCTGTTGAGTGTTGAAACTCCCAAGCAGCTCGATCACGTCGAAACCCGGATCACAGGCAGCGTTCGCCAGCTGTGCAGAAGCGCCGAAAACGAATGTCTCCGGCTCGGCTATCAGCCCGTGTTTCTGACTTCATCTCTGAATTGTGAAGCGAAAGAAGCCGGCAGCTTCCTCGCCTCCATCGCCCGCGACCATCAGAATATTGAAACTTCAATGGCTTGGATCCTGGGCGGCGAAACGATCGTCTACCTCCATGGCTCTGGCCTTGGCGGGCGCAACCAGGAACTTGTATTATCGGCAGCCGCAGGAATCGGCGACTGTCACGACACCTGTATCTTTTCCATTGGCAGCGACGGAACCGACGGACCGACCGATGCGGCCGGCGGCATCGTCGATGAACACACCTGCGATAACCTGAAATCCCAGGGGATTTCTATATCTTCCGTCCTCGCCGACAACGACAGCTACCATGCCCTCAAGCGTGCCGGTGCGCTTGTCGTCACCGGTCCTACCGGGACGAATGTCAATGATCTGACCGTACTTCTGATTAAGAGGAAAGCGAAATGA
- a CDS encoding GntR family transcriptional regulator: MKQITTISQQAYEIIKEDIFSGRYGPGSWLQEKTIAAELGISRSPVREALRMLVADGIATVIPNKGIFVRTYTPKDIENIFEVREAIENYAMMHTSPEVIQQHKEELEDEISRFHQLHTSDDLEAYIRLDAQFHHQIVAMNSNDLMTSLYEKAENQNHQFRIISLTSKNRFDESEQEHSQILEYLLNGRKKEACNVNSRHLSLARDQVIDYLRTHPIEQ; the protein is encoded by the coding sequence ATGAAGCAGATCACAACGATCAGCCAGCAGGCTTATGAAATCATTAAGGAAGACATTTTCTCGGGCCGCTATGGTCCCGGAAGCTGGCTTCAGGAAAAAACAATAGCGGCCGAACTAGGCATCAGCCGATCCCCTGTACGGGAGGCGCTGCGCATGCTGGTAGCAGACGGGATCGCTACCGTCATCCCAAATAAAGGTATCTTTGTAAGAACCTATACGCCGAAGGACATTGAAAACATCTTCGAGGTCCGCGAAGCAATCGAGAATTATGCGATGATGCATACCAGTCCCGAAGTCATTCAGCAGCACAAAGAGGAGCTGGAAGATGAAATCAGCCGGTTCCATCAGCTGCACACATCGGATGATCTTGAAGCATATATCCGTCTTGATGCGCAGTTTCATCATCAGATTGTGGCCATGAATTCCAATGATCTGATGACTTCTCTTTATGAGAAGGCGGAGAATCAGAACCATCAGTTCCGTATCATTTCCCTCACAAGCAAAAACAGGTTTGATGAATCGGAACAGGAGCACTCCCAGATTCTTGAATACCTTCTGAACGGCCGAAAAAAAGAAGCCTGCAACGTGAATTCCAGGCATCTTTCTCTGGCCAGAGACCAGGTCATTGATTATCTCCGTACGCATCCGATCGAACAATAG
- a CDS encoding GntP family permease, whose amino-acid sequence MNPVLAMIIGIIVMMFLIIKTRLHPFPAMIISAILIAILSGNALLVGTGNEGKGLLAVAVSTVTAGFGGTMTSIGIVIGLGCIMGIFLEKSGAAKRMALSILKVVGVKRADVVLGLTGFVVSIPVFCDSGFVILSSLAKEFSRLTKKSMVQLGGILGMGLYITHFMVPPTPGPLAVVSTFQNEGINIDLGMFILYGLAFSVPLFIFSVYLFRYYGKKYEGKFVVPEEIDPSKYTPAQYAVLQKISKKLDSGKELENSDFEELLTTEKLPGAGISFLILLLPVFLILANTIVSQTAVKATMFGQIVTFLGHPIIALFISVCLGAFCLTEGKTDKEIQAMMGDALKDAGPIVFITAAGGALGAVVKATGAAQIMAQGIVNAGVLPILVPLLIGTIMRFPQGSGTTAMITGSAIIAPMLSTLSINPYLAGMALCLTTMCPSFLNDSYFHVVTNFSGLDINTSLKTWTISTILVPLFGSVLLIILSLFIH is encoded by the coding sequence ATGAATCCAGTATTAGCGATGATTATCGGCATCATCGTAATGATGTTCCTGATCATCAAGACAAGACTTCACCCGTTCCCGGCAATGATCATTTCGGCAATTCTGATTGCCATCCTCTCCGGAAACGCACTCTTAGTCGGAACTGGCAATGAAGGTAAGGGCCTTCTTGCCGTCGCCGTATCCACCGTTACAGCAGGCTTTGGCGGAACAATGACCAGCATCGGCATCGTCATCGGCCTTGGCTGCATCATGGGCATCTTCCTTGAAAAGAGCGGCGCCGCCAAGCGCATGGCCCTGAGCATCCTCAAGGTTGTCGGTGTCAAGCGCGCTGACGTTGTCCTTGGACTTACGGGATTTGTTGTTTCGATCCCGGTCTTCTGTGACAGCGGCTTCGTCATTCTGTCGTCTCTGGCTAAGGAATTCTCCCGCCTGACCAAGAAGTCGATGGTTCAGCTGGGCGGCATCCTGGGAATGGGCCTCTATATTACGCACTTTATGGTTCCTCCGACCCCGGGTCCTCTCGCTGTCGTATCGACATTCCAGAATGAGGGAATCAATATTGATCTTGGTATGTTCATTCTGTATGGTCTGGCGTTCTCGGTTCCGCTGTTTATCTTCTCCGTCTATCTGTTCCGTTATTACGGGAAGAAGTATGAAGGTAAGTTCGTGGTTCCGGAAGAGATTGATCCGAGCAAATATACACCTGCGCAGTATGCGGTTCTCCAGAAGATCTCGAAGAAACTGGACAGCGGCAAAGAGCTGGAAAACAGCGACTTTGAAGAGCTGCTCACGACGGAGAAGCTTCCGGGTGCAGGAATCTCGTTCCTGATTCTGCTGCTGCCGGTATTCCTCATTCTTGCCAATACGATTGTTTCGCAAACGGCTGTGAAAGCTACAATGTTTGGTCAGATCGTAACGTTCCTTGGTCATCCGATCATTGCATTGTTTATCTCTGTGTGCCTTGGCGCCTTCTGCCTGACCGAAGGAAAGACGGATAAGGAAATCCAGGCCATGATGGGCGATGCTCTCAAAGATGCTGGTCCGATCGTATTCATTACCGCTGCCGGTGGTGCGCTTGGTGCTGTTGTTAAGGCAACGGGTGCTGCCCAGATCATGGCACAGGGCATTGTCAATGCCGGCGTTCTACCGATTCTGGTTCCGCTGCTGATTGGAACAATTATGCGTTTCCCGCAGGGTTCCGGTACCACTGCAATGATTACGGGGTCCGCGATTATTGCGCCGATGCTGTCTACGCTGAGCATTAATCCGTATCTTGCCGGCATGGCACTGTGTCTGACAACGATGTGCCCGTCGTTCCTGAACGATTCCTATTTCCATGTCGTAACTAATTTCTCAGGACTGGACATTAACACATCGCTGAAGACATGGACAATCAGTACGATTCTGGTTCCGCTGTTTGGTTCCGTTCTTCTGATTATCCTGAGTCTGTTTATTCACTAG
- a CDS encoding UxaA family hydrolase — translation MKWYGYRRPDGSVGSRNYVAIIPSVTCANDVANAIAHEVQGTVVYLHHQGCCQLPPDLDRVTETLISLGKSPNVGAVLIVSLGCEGTDHERMYKELKATGKPVEIIHIQELGGVSKAIQAGTDLARKLVIEISGLQRTEADMSEIVMAIKCGASDTTSGMASNCVIGYVADHLVDLGATVIFGETTEFLGGEHLLARRAVNKEVADKIYEIVNNMETRAKSVGCDMRRGQPTPGNIAGGLSSIEEKSLGAIVKSGTRPIQGVLEYPEHVTTQKGLWIKDTPGREPEILTGMAATGAQFMCFSTGRGAPQGFPSMPVIKICGNPNTYERMQNDMDLNAGLIITGEKTIEQVGEEAIAKLIRVLNGEMTKNEAIQYFSAIDIHCLGPVI, via the coding sequence ATGAAATGGTATGGCTATCGCAGACCGGACGGGTCCGTAGGTTCCAGAAACTATGTGGCCATCATCCCTTCGGTCACATGTGCAAATGATGTGGCAAATGCCATTGCCCATGAAGTACAGGGAACTGTCGTCTATCTGCATCATCAGGGATGCTGCCAGCTGCCGCCGGATCTGGACCGGGTGACAGAGACGCTGATCTCCCTTGGCAAGAGCCCCAATGTTGGCGCCGTCCTGATTGTTTCTCTTGGCTGCGAAGGAACGGACCATGAGCGTATGTATAAGGAGCTCAAAGCAACCGGCAAGCCGGTGGAAATCATTCATATTCAGGAACTTGGCGGCGTATCAAAAGCGATCCAGGCTGGTACCGATCTGGCAAGAAAACTCGTCATTGAAATTTCCGGCCTCCAGCGTACGGAAGCAGACATGAGCGAAATCGTCATGGCCATCAAGTGCGGAGCCTCCGACACCACCAGCGGCATGGCAAGCAACTGCGTCATCGGCTATGTTGCGGACCATCTGGTCGATTTAGGCGCAACTGTCATTTTCGGTGAGACGACCGAATTCCTGGGCGGCGAACATCTGCTTGCGCGTCGTGCCGTCAATAAAGAAGTCGCCGATAAGATTTATGAAATCGTCAACAACATGGAAACCCGCGCCAAGAGCGTGGGATGCGATATGCGCAGAGGTCAGCCGACGCCTGGCAATATTGCCGGCGGCCTGTCTTCGATCGAGGAAAAGAGCCTTGGCGCCATTGTGAAGAGCGGGACACGACCAATTCAGGGCGTATTGGAATATCCGGAGCATGTCACAACTCAGAAAGGGCTGTGGATCAAAGATACACCGGGGCGGGAGCCTGAGATCCTGACCGGAATGGCAGCGACCGGAGCACAGTTCATGTGCTTCTCTACCGGCAGAGGCGCCCCTCAGGGCTTCCCGAGCATGCCCGTCATCAAGATCTGCGGAAATCCAAATACTTACGAACGCATGCAGAACGATATGGATCTGAATGCGGGACTGATCATCACCGGCGAAAAGACCATTGAACAGGTGGGAGAAGAAGCAATTGCCAAGCTCATCCGCGTATTAAACGGTGAAATGACAAAGAACGAAGCAATCCAGTATTTTTCCGCCATTGATATTCACTGTCTTGGTCCGGTCATCTGA
- a CDS encoding UxaA family hydrolase → MAEEKKIALKVNDKDNVATIFANGIIDGTLVEVRDPKGNMEEIKVIGDVPYGHKIAIKPIHKGELIIKYGEEIGMASAEIAKGEYVHVHNLESMRGRGDWEKGGRHE, encoded by the coding sequence ATGGCAGAAGAAAAGAAAATTGCCCTCAAGGTCAATGACAAAGACAATGTCGCAACGATCTTCGCCAACGGCATCATTGATGGAACCCTTGTCGAGGTCCGTGACCCGAAAGGAAACATGGAAGAGATCAAAGTGATCGGCGACGTTCCCTATGGTCATAAGATTGCCATAAAACCGATTCATAAAGGGGAACTGATCATTAAGTATGGCGAAGAAATCGGAATGGCAAGTGCCGAAATCGCAAAAGGCGAATATGTCCACGTCCACAATCTTGAAAGTATGCGCGGACGCGGCGACTGGGAAAAAGGAGGCAGACACGAATGA
- the larA gene encoding nickel-dependent lactate racemase, whose product MKTIEIPYYTSHQELHIDEKNLKAVIRAKMHEFKTEKSEAEIVKEAMDNPIGTPKLEELAKGKKNVVIVTSDHTRAVPSKITLPLELAAIRKGNPDAEITILIATGLHRPTTEEEQRRMFGDEIVDHEKIVVNKAFEPDQFVMMGTLPSGAEFHVNKVAAEADLLITEGFIEPHFFAGFSGGRKSILPGVCSAETVNENHSYKAIASPYAKTGVLEHNPIHEDMVKAARMVNVQYILNVALNAEKKVIAAWAGDLEKAHAEGVAFIRQWSQCESITGDIVITSNGGYPLDQNLYQSPKAVATAEACAGEDGVIIMCCSCVDGMGGTHFAKLIRMGTPEEIDAYLSKIPSKETIPEQWCPQIYARILHKHRMILVSQLDDETVRACNMIPAKSVDDALQIALEMKGADASVVVIPDGVSVLAVAPEEK is encoded by the coding sequence ATGAAGACCATTGAAATCCCGTATTACACCTCCCACCAGGAGCTGCATATTGACGAGAAGAATCTGAAAGCCGTGATTCGCGCCAAGATGCATGAATTTAAAACCGAGAAGTCCGAAGCCGAAATCGTAAAGGAAGCGATGGACAACCCGATCGGAACCCCGAAGCTCGAAGAGCTGGCCAAAGGCAAGAAGAACGTCGTCATCGTAACCAGCGACCATACCCGGGCCGTACCCAGCAAGATCACGCTTCCGTTAGAACTCGCTGCGATACGAAAAGGTAACCCCGATGCCGAAATTACCATTCTCATTGCGACTGGCCTGCATCGTCCCACAACGGAAGAAGAACAGCGCAGAATGTTTGGCGACGAAATCGTCGACCATGAAAAGATCGTTGTAAACAAAGCGTTTGAACCGGATCAATTCGTCATGATGGGCACCCTTCCTTCTGGAGCAGAGTTTCATGTCAATAAAGTGGCTGCCGAAGCGGACCTTCTCATTACGGAAGGCTTCATTGAGCCCCATTTCTTTGCCGGCTTCTCGGGTGGAAGAAAGAGCATTCTCCCAGGCGTATGCTCCGCAGAAACCGTCAATGAAAACCATTCTTATAAAGCCATTGCCAGCCCCTATGCCAAGACCGGTGTCCTGGAACATAATCCGATTCACGAAGACATGGTTAAAGCAGCCCGTATGGTTAATGTCCAGTACATTCTTAACGTTGCCCTCAATGCGGAAAAGAAAGTCATTGCCGCATGGGCAGGTGATCTGGAGAAGGCCCATGCCGAAGGCGTCGCCTTCATCCGGCAATGGAGCCAGTGCGAAAGCATCACCGGCGACATTGTCATAACGTCCAACGGCGGCTATCCGCTGGATCAGAATCTGTACCAGAGCCCGAAAGCCGTCGCAACCGCCGAGGCATGCGCCGGCGAAGACGGCGTCATCATCATGTGCTGCAGCTGCGTCGACGGTATGGGGGGAACGCATTTTGCGAAACTGATCCGCATGGGTACGCCGGAAGAAATTGATGCCTACCTGTCGAAGATTCCTTCCAAGGAAACGATACCGGAGCAGTGGTGCCCGCAGATTTATGCACGCATACTCCATAAGCACAGAATGATTCTCGTCTCCCAGCTGGATGATGAAACCGTCAGAGCCTGCAACATGATTCCGGCAAAGTCGGTGGATGATGCGCTGCAGATCGCGCTGGAGATGAAGGGAGCCGATGCCAGCGTCGTCGTCATTCCGGATGGCGTCAGCGTACTGGCCGTTGCCCCGGAGGAAAAGTAA
- a CDS encoding TetR/AcrR family transcriptional regulator, whose amino-acid sequence MNAEQKIQNAFLQLIRKYRFSEITVTMLCQEAGISRTSFYKHFSNTAEVLDEALRTLFLNVDGVQTELLGYGKAEGVPLCVFVRTHPQLRNLFTDDTIIHTVIRKFVSMNRKEYLDVMHRRVSSSDDELIGLLYFQLNGCMHAIRHTISRSDEEWDANKKNIDTFIVSGYKSLPPK is encoded by the coding sequence ATGAACGCAGAGCAGAAAATACAGAACGCATTCCTGCAGTTGATCCGCAAATACCGTTTTTCAGAGATCACCGTAACCATGCTGTGTCAGGAAGCGGGCATCAGCCGCACCAGCTTCTACAAGCACTTCAGCAACACGGCAGAGGTCCTGGATGAAGCGCTCCGGACACTCTTTCTGAACGTAGACGGTGTTCAGACAGAGCTGCTCGGTTACGGGAAAGCGGAAGGTGTCCCTCTCTGCGTGTTTGTCCGCACCCATCCACAGCTGCGCAACCTGTTTACGGACGACACCATCATTCATACCGTCATCCGTAAATTTGTTTCCATGAACCGGAAAGAATATCTCGACGTCATGCACCGGAGAGTATCGTCGAGTGATGATGAGCTGATCGGTCTTCTGTACTTCCAGCTCAACGGCTGTATGCATGCAATCCGTCACACCATCAGCCGCAGCGACGAAGAATGGGACGCGAACAAGAAGAACATCGACACCTTTATCGTCAGCGGGTACAAGAGTCTTCCTCCGAAATGA
- a CDS encoding CooT family nickel-binding protein yields the protein MCLSTVYRNQRVPETIVMKNVMRMEVCGEKLIFTDLMERKLEVNGNLDSCGLTDNWILIRTAQEHTKETCDDVGEEAGAEDSGH from the coding sequence ATGTGCCTGTCAACGGTATACCGGAATCAACGTGTGCCTGAGACCATTGTCATGAAGAATGTGATGCGCATGGAGGTATGCGGTGAAAAGCTGATTTTCACGGATCTGATGGAGCGGAAGCTGGAGGTGAACGGGAATCTTGATTCCTGTGGCCTTACCGACAACTGGATTTTGATCCGTACGGCCCAAGAGCACACGAAGGAGACATGTGACGATGTCGGAGAAGAAGCCGGGGCAGAAGATTCTGGCCATTGA
- the ahpC gene encoding alkyl hydroperoxide reductase subunit C: MSLINKEVAPFSVQAYVDNSFKTVTKNDLMGKWSVFFFYPADFTFVCPTELEDLQDNYDSFKKIGCEIYSVSCDTHYVHKAWHDHSEAISKLTYPMLADPTHALARDFDVLIEADGVAERGTFIIDPDGKIVSYEVSSGSVGRNAEELLRKVEACQFVRKNGNEVCPAKWKPGAKTLKPGIDLVGKI, encoded by the coding sequence ATGTCACTCATTAACAAGGAAGTAGCGCCGTTCAGCGTACAGGCTTACGTTGACAACTCGTTCAAAACCGTGACGAAGAATGATCTGATGGGAAAGTGGAGCGTATTCTTCTTCTATCCCGCAGATTTCACCTTCGTCTGCCCGACAGAGCTCGAAGATCTACAGGATAACTATGACAGCTTCAAGAAGATCGGCTGCGAGATCTATTCCGTATCCTGTGATACGCACTATGTCCACAAGGCATGGCACGATCACTCCGAGGCAATCTCCAAGCTCACCTACCCGATGCTTGCGGATCCGACGCACGCACTGGCAAGAGACTTCGATGTCCTGATTGAAGCTGACGGCGTCGCTGAGCGCGGCACCTTCATCATCGACCCGGATGGAAAGATCGTTTCCTACGAAGTCAGCTCCGGTTCCGTCGGAAGAAATGCAGAAGAGCTGCTCCGCAAAGTCGAAGCATGCCAGTTTGTCCGCAAGAACGGCAACGAAGTCTGCCCTGCAAAGTGGAAACCGGGGGCCAAGACCCTGAAGCCGGGCATCGATCTGGTTGGCAAGATCTAA
- a CDS encoding Dps family protein, giving the protein MTNTNTLNASMNELLSTLEVFYHKLQSYHWYVKGHAFFTVHAQLESYYDEVKEEIDEVAEALLMIGGKPVSTLKEFMELSKVTEGGDVYVRASELLPVVRDDFALIAKLAEGVKATADREGSALVSAKMDDVIESASKAVWMISQSLMD; this is encoded by the coding sequence ATGACTAACACAAATACATTAAATGCTTCGATGAACGAGCTGCTCAGCACACTTGAGGTTTTCTACCACAAGCTGCAGTCCTACCACTGGTACGTGAAGGGACATGCCTTCTTCACGGTTCATGCACAGTTGGAATCCTACTATGACGAAGTCAAGGAAGAGATCGATGAAGTAGCGGAGGCGCTGCTGATGATCGGCGGCAAGCCCGTTTCGACGCTAAAGGAGTTCATGGAACTCTCCAAGGTAACGGAAGGCGGCGACGTCTATGTACGTGCCAGCGAGCTTCTGCCGGTGGTTCGTGATGACTTCGCACTGATCGCCAAGCTGGCGGAAGGCGTCAAAGCGACGGCTGACCGTGAAGGCAGCGCACTTGTTTCGGCAAAGATGGATGATGTCATCGAGTCCGCAAGCAAGGCAGTATGGATGATCTCTCAGTCTCTGATGGACTGA
- a CDS encoding AraC family transcriptional regulator: protein MTNTNEENLSFGNLPVYLENKEICSVDPHPELAHWHDMLELIQVESGEMHCHVNESDFLLKKGDICIINQDQVHHVYSTEEKPCSAHTLTVNPMMLASIHDMYNELIVPVISDGDFTHIRMNGRNSHARMISNLMDELKQLGEEKPAGYELQALAYVSMILRQVYLVHQNEPLEQEHDDDLRLQKKMTTYIYEHYADHIGLDDIAASAGISRSKCGSVFSKYASTSPIDFLNSYRLEMAAAMLRNTKDPIASVAFACGFSQQSYFNRMFLREYGVTPKTYRTSGMQA from the coding sequence ATGACAAATACAAATGAAGAAAACCTCTCCTTCGGCAATCTGCCGGTATATCTGGAGAATAAGGAAATATGTTCCGTCGATCCGCATCCGGAGCTGGCACACTGGCACGATATGCTGGAGCTGATCCAGGTCGAAAGCGGAGAGATGCACTGTCATGTGAATGAATCGGATTTCCTGTTAAAGAAGGGAGATATCTGTATCATCAACCAGGATCAGGTTCATCACGTTTACAGTACGGAAGAAAAGCCGTGCAGCGCTCATACGCTGACGGTGAATCCGATGATGCTCGCATCCATTCACGATATGTACAATGAGCTGATTGTGCCGGTGATCAGTGACGGAGATTTTACGCATATACGCATGAACGGGCGCAACAGTCATGCCAGAATGATTTCCAATCTGATGGATGAACTGAAGCAGCTGGGCGAAGAAAAGCCGGCAGGCTATGAGCTGCAGGCGCTGGCATATGTATCGATGATTCTGCGGCAGGTGTATCTGGTGCATCAGAACGAGCCGCTGGAACAGGAACATGATGACGATCTTCGTCTGCAGAAGAAGATGACGACCTATATCTATGAACATTATGCGGACCATATTGGTCTCGATGACATTGCGGCTTCGGCGGGGATCAGCCGTTCCAAGTGCGGCTCTGTCTTCAGTAAATATGCGTCGACGTCGCCGATTGATTTTCTGAACTCCTATCGTCTGGAGATGGCGGCGGCGATGCTAAGAAATACAAAGGATCCGATTGCGTCGGTGGCCTTTGCCTGCGGCTTTTCGCAGCAGAGTTATTTCAACCGTATGTTTTTAAGAGAATATGGCGTGACTCCCAAAACGTACCGCACTTCCGGCATGCAGGCATAA
- a CDS encoding type II toxin-antitoxin system HicB family antitoxin yields the protein MKSVYPVFIQPHGSKYLVYIPDIDHYTEGSSFYEAIYMARDLLGTISLERKLPNPSNVEAARRITEEKADDSDFKFSTGTIVPVDIDTEDYRKKHDTRAVKKNCTIPSWLNDEAEAAGINFSRVLQDALIERLNLKESR from the coding sequence ATGAAATCAGTTTATCCAGTATTTATTCAGCCGCATGGTTCAAAGTATCTCGTTTACATTCCTGATATCGATCATTACACCGAGGGATCATCCTTTTATGAGGCGATCTATATGGCTCGTGATCTGCTCGGCACAATCAGTCTTGAACGTAAGCTTCCTAATCCTTCAAATGTTGAGGCTGCGCGAAGAATTACCGAAGAAAAAGCCGATGACTCCGACTTTAAGTTTTCAACCGGGACTATCGTTCCGGTTGATATAGATACCGAGGATTACAGAAAGAAGCACGATACAAGAGCCGTCAAGAAAAACTGCACCATTCCATCCTGGTTGAATGATGAAGCAGAAGCAGCCGGAATCAATTTTTCAAGAGTCCTTCAGGATGCTTTGATTGAGCGGCTGAACCTGAAAGAGTCCCGGTGA
- a CDS encoding SseB family protein, whose translation MSENSIVHEQLKEAAAAFLKDGGQVQYRLLQEEVFRLIQRNAPVLINGIPLPKEDQVDPMGVTGPDGLFYAIIFTSLDDLEASKQDENPSAVYIRDLIKSMFLNQKCGGIAINYVPNERTPLIAKQVLLKLFDESLRQEKAEQDSGRQDTKK comes from the coding sequence ATGAGTGAAAATTCAATCGTACATGAACAATTAAAAGAAGCTGCGGCTGCCTTTCTGAAGGATGGTGGGCAGGTGCAGTACCGTCTTCTGCAGGAAGAGGTGTTTCGTCTGATTCAAAGGAATGCGCCGGTACTGATCAATGGCATTCCGCTGCCGAAGGAGGATCAGGTGGATCCGATGGGGGTTACGGGGCCGGATGGATTATTCTATGCCATTATCTTCACGTCGCTGGATGATCTTGAGGCGTCGAAGCAGGATGAGAATCCTTCGGCGGTCTATATCCGTGATCTGATCAAGAGTATGTTTCTGAATCAGAAGTGCGGCGGCATCGCTATTAACTATGTTCCCAATGAGCGTACGCCTCTGATTGCGAAGCAGGTTCTGCTGAAGCTGTTTGATGAATCGCTGCGGCAGGAAAAGGCGGAACAGGACAGCGGCCGTCAGGATACGAAAAAATAA
- a CDS encoding esterase family protein yields the protein MEFKVYGSDGKPVLAFPSQSGRFYDFENNGMIDCIKDYIEAGRIQVFCCDCNDDNSWSSMNPDQRARIEAQEAYVRYITEELVPRIMEISPDGRMPLTTGCSMGGTHALNFLLRRPDLFSGCIALSGAYNARFFFPDYFDDLVYANSPVDYIDGMPMDHPYVNMYRDRDIILCCGRGAWEHPMQEDAARMKELFSYKNIPAWVDFWGYDVAHDWPWWRKQLPYFMAYVC from the coding sequence ATGGAATTCAAGGTCTACGGAAGCGACGGCAAACCCGTCCTCGCCTTCCCAAGTCAGTCCGGCCGCTTCTATGACTTCGAAAACAACGGCATGATCGACTGCATCAAGGATTACATCGAAGCCGGCCGCATCCAGGTCTTCTGCTGCGACTGCAATGACGACAATTCATGGAGCTCCATGAACCCGGACCAGCGTGCACGCATCGAGGCCCAGGAAGCCTATGTCCGCTACATAACAGAGGAGCTTGTGCCCCGCATCATGGAGATCAGTCCCGATGGACGTATGCCGCTGACAACCGGCTGTTCCATGGGCGGAACCCACGCCTTGAATTTTCTGCTTCGCAGGCCTGATCTTTTCTCCGGATGCATCGCACTTTCCGGGGCATACAATGCCCGCTTCTTCTTCCCGGACTACTTCGATGATCTGGTCTATGCCAATTCGCCGGTAGACTATATCGACGGCATGCCGATGGATCATCCCTATGTCAATATGTACAGAGACAGAGATATCATTCTCTGCTGCGGAAGAGGTGCCTGGGAACATCCGATGCAGGAGGACGCAGCCCGCATGAAGGAACTGTTCTCCTATAAGAACATTCCGGCATGGGTTGACTTCTGGGGCTATGACGTCGCCCACGACTGGCCATGGTGGAGAAAGCAGCTGCCATATTTCATGGCCTACGTCTGCTGA